A stretch of the Pirellulales bacterium genome encodes the following:
- a CDS encoding enoyl-ACP reductase, translating to MPPLFAGKKGLILGIANDYSIAWHIASQILEQGGICGFSHLPDKPEDERKKNRGRVAKIVEGLPGCKFLHPLDVSRDADIAEFVEKAKSELGTLDFVLHSIAYASLDDLKRETIATSREGFKLAMDISCYSLLAVANACRPLLNPNAALLTLTYFGGEKVMPGYNVMGICKAALDAAMKYLAYDLGPQQVRVNALSAGPLKTLASSAVGAKDMGELYKEMAPLGRNITHEEVGRVGAFLLSEMSAGITGEILHVDAGYNIMGSPGRLLDKLKG from the coding sequence ATGCCGCCCCTGTTTGCCGGAAAAAAAGGCCTGATCCTGGGGATCGCCAACGACTACTCCATTGCCTGGCACATCGCCAGCCAGATCCTCGAGCAGGGGGGAATCTGCGGTTTTTCCCACCTGCCCGATAAACCCGAGGACGAACGCAAAAAAAACCGTGGCCGCGTCGCCAAAATTGTCGAGGGATTGCCGGGCTGCAAGTTCTTGCATCCCCTGGACGTGAGCCGCGACGCGGATATCGCGGAATTTGTCGAAAAAGCCAAAAGCGAACTAGGAACCCTGGATTTTGTGCTGCATTCCATCGCGTATGCCTCCTTGGACGACCTCAAGCGGGAAACCATCGCCACCAGCCGTGAAGGCTTTAAACTGGCGATGGATATCAGTTGTTACAGTCTCTTGGCGGTGGCCAACGCCTGCCGTCCCCTGCTCAATCCCAATGCCGCCCTGCTGACACTCACGTACTTTGGCGGTGAAAAAGTCATGCCCGGCTACAACGTCATGGGTATTTGCAAAGCGGCCCTGGACGCCGCCATGAAATACCTGGCCTATGACCTGGGTCCCCAGCAAGTCCGGGTCAACGCCCTGAGCGCCGGCCCGCTCAAAACGCTTGCCTCCTCCGCCGTCGGCGCCAAGGATATGGGTGAACTGTATAAGGAAATGGCCCCCCTGGGCCGCAATATCACCCATGAAGAGGTGGGCCGAGTCGGGGCGTTTTTGCTTTCCGAGATGTCCGCTGGGATCACCGGCGAAATCCTGCATGTGGACGCCGGGTACAACATCATGGGTAGCCCGGGCCGGTTGCTGGATAAGCTAAAGGGCTGA